The Coffea arabica cultivar ET-39 chromosome 6e, Coffea Arabica ET-39 HiFi, whole genome shotgun sequence genome contains the following window.
ACTGTGAGCTTCCCTCATGTTGTCCAACACCTCACTTATCTCCCCTCTTAACAGGTTAGGAGTATTTCTACTAAAAAATATAGTAGATTTGTCAAAATTCTCTACCTGTCCAGTAGCTTGTCCATATTGCTGTATAATCTCCTTTATCTTCAGAGCTTCCTGTTTGCTTGCTTTGCAGCACAAAAGTGAATCATctgcaaaaaataaatgagaaaCCATAGGACTATCTCTTTGCAGATTTTGATGCCAGTTAATTGCTTCCCTTCCACAGCTTTCTTGAGTAAGTTAGAAAGCCCTTCAGTACAAATAATGAACAAGTAAGGAGATAATGGATCTCCTTGTCGGATTCCTCTGGAAAGCTTAACATTTCCCACCTTTTGGCTATTCAAGTTAAAAGAATATGAAACTGTGGAGATGTAAACCATGATCCAATCAACAAAGGTAGAACAAAAACCCATGTTCATCATAATTCTTCCTAAAAATTTTCACTCCACCCTATCATATGCTTTAGACATATCAAGTTTAAGGGTCATGAAGTCTACTTTAccagtcctcttgtttttcaGGAAATGCAAAAGTTCATGTGCAATGACAAAATTATCAAGGATTTGTCTCCTTAGGACAAAAGCAGATTGAGAGGGGCTAATGTAGTGCTTAAGAACTTTTTTCAGTCTGGTAGCCAATACTTTAGATATGATTTTATGCAACATTGTGCAAAGGCTAATAGGTCTAAAATTGGTCAACATCATAGGATTATCAACTTTAAGGATTAGGGAAATGATGGTCTCATTAACAGTTCTAAGTAAATTACCACTATGAAAGAAGCTGGTAATGTCATTAACAATATCAACTTTAATGATGTTCTAGTATGTTTGGAAAAACAATGGAGACATACTATCAACTCCAGGAGCTTTGTTAGGAAACATTGagaaaatggctgaaaaataagCCAGTTTCTTGCTCTCCACAATTGGTACACCACTAGGAAACACAAGTCTCTTCACCTAGTCCGTAAAAGAGTTTGAGGTACAATGATCACGAGCATAGGATTTTTTTCGGATCTTTCTATTTCTTGATAAAATAAGGAGAAACTCAAGGCTATTATTTGCGACCTGGTCTTTTTGCCATGTGTCCCAATTATCAGGTAAATCTCACAATCATTGAAACAATAGTTGTAATGTACTGTATTGAAAGATATACTCTTTTCCATGGGATCATGATTCtgaaaaactaaaaacaatAGTTGTTTAATTTTCCTTTGATATCAACACACTTCACccatttaaaatgataaaagatGAGAATAAGTTTTCatgaaagtaattttttttccatgcTACTCATTGCCAGCATCCACATATAATGGGTTTGctttatctttttttcttgttgatttaaTCCCCATTAAAAAGCATACGCTGTCGATTTAGTCCCCATTAAaaagtttcttttcatttttttttgttccccTCAAGAGCAATGCTATTATACAAGTGGAACTGAAAATGAGAGACATACAACAAAAAGTAGGAAGCGATGGGTAAAAGATTGGGACATACGATAGTGTACGGTTTTAAATAAAGCAGTTATTTTTGAATGctattaaaaaaagaattaatctttcctacactgatagtgtatacactgtcaacgttggatgaatgacaactatacaaaatttgaatttgaaatttaatttttatacatGTGTCATGAATCCAACGGTGATAATGTATGcactgttagtgtatataagatttactctaaaaAAAAGGTCATAGAAAAAGATCAATCAAGCAACAATGATGTGAAGCAAATAATAAAGAGCAAATGAATCGGATGGGAATGGATTGAGTTGAATGTTAAGATGAAGGAATTGTAAATAGGAGGTTTTGATTTTAAAACTACTCGgttatcaaagaaaaaaaagaatcaatttaAGGTGAGAACATCATTAATGTCATCTTGACAAGTATGAACGGTCCAATTTATGTAGAATTATAAGATCAGGCACAATGTAAAACATCAAGCTACAAAAGAAACCTCTAAGCAATTAGAGGGCTACATTATTATTAGAGAGTGGAGACCAAGTCTGATTcccaaaaattaatataaaacaaaataaaatgatataaGAAAGAGACCGTGTCTTAGATGAGATATTTTCCTATGAATTTATTATAAATAGAAAAGTGGTTTGCTGTGAAAGAAATTAATACATAGAATTAGAATTCTAGGTTTTGAGCAGAGAAGCAGAAGTGGGAAAGGAGAAGTCCTCAAACAAACCCATCACTTAATTATCATCTATAATTTGAAGATAAAGATAATGCCAATTGATATTTTTGGCCTAATATTTCCAGTTCTTCTTTTTTATCTTATGAGCAAAGGAAGTAACACTAAAACCACAAGTCAAAAACAGCAAGCCACTTTTATTACAAACTTAGTAATAGATTCAAGAAGATGCTAGATAACATAAACACCACATCACTTGTGAGGTTCATAACACATACGACATCCTTAAACTAGAAATATAGAAATACATCCGACATCCTTAAACGAgaaatatgaaagaaaaaacAGGATTACTGTTCTTTCATGCAACCTAGGTTCAAAAAACATACGTAAAATGACTATTACAATTTACAAGCCTTATTTTGCTAAAGATTCTGCGCCACCATTCTTTTATCCATCCAGAAACTACTGCAGGGAACTTCACAGAGATTTTGGCCCTTCATTTGCCGCGCCTCTTTCGGTCTGAACTAGAGGAATGAGGAGGCTTCTAGCGTGGACTGTTGGAGATAATACACAAGTGAATCAGATACTTAAAAGTATGACGTTCGTTTACCATTAGGGTTAACTAACGCCTGCCGAGACTCAATAACAAATAATAGCTTAAGTCAAATGCGTCTCGCCCAATTAATTTTCCGCCTTTTAAGTCAAAAGGATTACGTATGTTGTCTGCAGAAGATGGACTATGCATGGATCAAATGTTTCACTCAGTTTGTAGTATTAAACTATGGCCATCGATTGTCGAAAATGGATTTTTTGGTTCGACAGTCCATGGCCTCGGCCTCAAAATCGTTGTTAGACTTCCAATTCAGGAACactatatacacacacacatacacatgcgcacacacacacatatagtTGACATCACACATAATATTATCCAAAATCTTAATATTTTACTGATCAACAACGTATAATTGAAGACACATGTTGGTATTAGATATTTCTATATTTAAATGCAACCGGCTATTAGATATGGACCCAAATTTCGTGTTTGTTACATTAGAAGTGAACGTAAAATGTATGATATTTTACGCACTTATCATATTGGTTCCTCATACTAAAATGTATAAATATCCCGTGATTTCGAATTTGATTGTCTTTAAATATATATTTGATATTATGCattatttatttgaaaaaatggaTTTCTGTAAATTTAAGTTATTTATGTACTTTCAATCTATTTTACAAAGGAGAAAGCCAAAGAAGAAATTTAGTCAATGCTCACCGAGATACAGTCCCCGACATCTTCCAATCATACCAACCGCCATTAGCATCATctcttattttttccaaatcCAGGCCGTTACCATTCCTTCAAGAGATCAAATACCAAACCAAAGCCGCCATTGCTAAGAATTTTGTCATCATTTTCTTAAATTAAATGTACAAAATTAACAACCGAAAATGAAAGGGAACTAAGCTATATATATGGTCATATtatttatctatatatatatatatatatatatatatatatatatatatatatatatatatatatatatatatatatatatatatatatatatatgagctATTATCATCGGAGGGATCGAGATTATCAGCAACCATGAAGAGTATTACTAAAGACTAACCTTGGTACATCACCGTCCTTCAACTTATGCACCTTTACTTCGTTTTTGTCAACGGCGGCAACAAATTTAGAGTCCATAAGATCGCCCTGCGAGACCTTCAAGTTAGTTGGATTGCCATCTACTGTGAAGAAGTAATCTGGAGCACAACGCAAATGTTCAGCGACACGCAGCAATTCATGCCTGCAGAACTTTATTTCATTAATTTGAGGGTCTGGATTGTGCTCTCGTAACTTAGCCTTGGCCATACGTAGCTCTACATCCTCGCCACTTTCAGTGGCCCTCAAACCGACAGATTGGCCGGATAGACAAACAATTGATGTCGAACTGTGTTCATTACCCATCTTTAGAAAAGGGATACTATGCAACACACAAAACTAaacttgtgaaaaaaaaaagacgggTTAATCAGAGCTTGATTTAATACGCTAATAGAAATGATAATGACGAGAGAGAGGCCTCTCAAGTTCAATGACACCAAAAATGAGCGTGAGAAGCAGTGGTTTTCCGTGTCGAAGGATGGGTTGGTACTATTTATAGAGAAGGATGGGTTAATGCAATGGTACTAgttagtgtgtgtgtgtgtgtgtgggcgCCCACTTCAGTTAGAATTTTAATTTTGGACATGCTGGGAAATTCATTAGCAATTCACTTGGCTTAACTCTGAAGCACAGAGAAAGGGaaaaatgtgtgtgtgtgtgttgtgtGGGCCGG
Protein-coding sequences here:
- the LOC113693605 gene encoding uncharacterized protein, with translation MGNEHSSTSIVCLSGQSVGLRATESGEDVELRMAKAKLREHNPDPQINEIKFCRHELLRVAEHLRCAPDYFFTVDGNPTNLKVSQGDLMDSKFVAAVDKNEVKVHKLKDGDVPRNGNGLDLEKIRDDANGGWYDWKMSGTVSRPR